The Halomicronema hongdechloris C2206 genome includes a window with the following:
- a CDS encoding class I SAM-dependent methyltransferase: MDSQSARISGSKESSILCPICQSRRQRELYPTHGGQLVRCCDCQVVLFTPRPSQAELDRYYNAQSYYEHYQSSPMGQAVFAQHRYQQLCRVLRRYAPYLLTQQPRVMLDVGCGTGQLLAVAATQGWQIQGIDLSAAAVKQAQEQLGPVVQRGTIAEIASSPNIYDLITSYHVIEHLLDPVLLLRHIYKVLRPGGAVFIETPNIDSLGARLRGNRWSHIIPPEHITYFNPTSLQRALQQAGFQTIQTLTIRPQVIESLAHIPLFLKGIASLAYTVAPWMNLGASLQAIALKPSCHG, from the coding sequence GTGGATAGTCAAAGTGCTCGTATTAGCGGAAGCAAAGAGTCTTCGATCCTCTGCCCTATCTGTCAGAGTCGGCGGCAACGGGAGTTGTATCCCACCCATGGAGGGCAGTTAGTTCGGTGCTGTGATTGCCAGGTCGTCCTGTTTACTCCTCGCCCTAGCCAAGCTGAACTAGACCGGTACTACAATGCCCAGTCTTATTACGAGCACTATCAATCCAGCCCCATGGGGCAGGCGGTCTTTGCTCAGCATCGCTATCAGCAACTCTGCCGGGTGCTGCGGCGCTATGCTCCCTATTTACTCACGCAGCAGCCCCGCGTAATGCTGGATGTTGGCTGTGGCACGGGACAGCTGTTAGCGGTTGCCGCAACCCAGGGCTGGCAGATTCAGGGTATAGATTTATCTGCAGCTGCTGTTAAGCAGGCCCAAGAACAATTAGGCCCTGTGGTGCAGCGAGGGACGATTGCGGAGATCGCTTCATCACCTAATATCTATGATTTGATCACCTCATATCACGTGATCGAACATTTGCTCGATCCAGTTCTCTTACTCAGGCACATTTATAAAGTGCTGCGCCCTGGCGGAGCCGTTTTTATAGAAACTCCCAACATCGATAGTCTAGGAGCTCGGCTACGGGGTAACCGCTGGTCCCATATCATCCCCCCTGAGCACATTACCTATTTCAATCCCACCTCGTTGCAACGGGCTTTGCAGCAGGCAGGCTTTCAAACCATTCAGACTCTGACGATTCGTCCCCAGGTGATCGAAAGCCTGGCTCACATTCCTCTATTCCTGAAGGGCATCGCTAGCCTTGCCTATACCGTCGCTCCATGGATGAACCTGGGAGCGTCATTGCAAGCGATCGCACTGAAACCTAGTTGTCATGGCTAG
- a CDS encoding WecB/TagA/CpsF family glycosyltransferase: MRALPARDILGVRVDGTSYGDACDRIWAWTESGTPAYVVAANVHVIMTAYWNRAFRRVLRRAALVTPDGMPLVLGLRWLGLTGQGRVYGPDLMLAWCQRAARAGLPIYLYGGSEATLAQLRVNLSDWFPDLKIAGSHAPPFRSLTPAEDIVDRQRIQASGAKVVLVGLGCPKQEHWMARQVSHLPLVMIGVGAAFSFHSGTVAQAPRWMMGCSLEWLYRLGREPRRLWRRYLINNPAFMLLFGLQLLRQRLGLASSQP; this comes from the coding sequence ATGAGGGCTTTACCAGCCAGAGACATTCTCGGGGTGCGGGTGGATGGCACCAGCTATGGGGATGCTTGCGATCGCATCTGGGCCTGGACCGAGAGCGGCACCCCGGCCTATGTGGTGGCGGCTAATGTGCACGTGATCATGACGGCCTACTGGAACCGGGCTTTTCGCCGGGTGCTGCGACGAGCGGCCCTGGTGACTCCCGATGGCATGCCTTTGGTGCTGGGGCTACGCTGGCTGGGCTTGACCGGCCAAGGGCGGGTCTATGGGCCTGATCTGATGCTGGCCTGGTGTCAGCGGGCAGCCCGAGCAGGCCTACCCATCTATCTCTATGGCGGCAGCGAGGCGACTCTGGCCCAGTTGCGGGTAAACCTCAGCGACTGGTTTCCTGACTTAAAGATTGCCGGTAGCCATGCTCCCCCTTTCCGGTCTCTGACCCCTGCAGAAGACATTGTCGACCGGCAACGGATTCAGGCCTCTGGAGCTAAGGTAGTGCTGGTAGGCCTGGGTTGCCCCAAGCAAGAACATTGGATGGCGCGCCAGGTTTCCCACCTGCCGCTGGTGATGATCGGGGTGGGGGCGGCTTTTAGTTTTCACAGTGGCACGGTGGCCCAGGCCCCCCGCTGGATGATGGGCTGCAGCCTGGAATGGCTCTATCGCCTGGGTCGAGAACCGCGACGGCTGTGGCGGCGCTATTTGATCAACAATCCGGCCTTCATGCTGCTGTTTGGCCTACAGCTGCTGCGGCAGCGCCTAGGGTTGGCTTCCTCCCAGCCGTGA
- a CDS encoding glycosyltransferase produces MIQSQDDNQPTNVLIYRDLLLPYSETFIKNQVISLTKYRGIYAGTLTNKSHPDLLEAEQVISLDRIVQFSLPWRLLFKFFGMVHPDWIRAIRQQSPVLLHAHFGPDAVWAMPLARQLKLPLLITFHGYDATLSEGLSAFTNRLYGLYLKRRNSLFNQAQGVIAVSKFVQSQLEAKGCPPDKIYQHYIGIDTAYFCPDRQQQRSPIILFVGRLVEKKGCFPLIQAIARVQQVTPDIELILIGDGSLRSALETEATAHLKRYQFLGQQPPSTVRDWMNRAKVLCVPSQQAASGDTEGLGMVFLEAQAMGLPVVSCRSGGIPEAVVHGETGFLVPEGDVNGLAQHIVRLVEDAPLWQRLSHQGRAWVCDRFDLQTQTRKLEAIYDTVLAEHQRKRLGSRC; encoded by the coding sequence ATGATCCAAAGCCAGGACGATAACCAGCCGACCAACGTCCTTATATACCGGGACTTGCTGTTGCCCTATTCAGAAACGTTTATCAAGAACCAAGTAATTTCTTTGACAAAATATCGAGGGATCTACGCCGGAACCCTAACTAATAAAAGTCATCCTGACCTGCTTGAAGCTGAGCAGGTGATATCACTCGATCGTATTGTTCAATTTTCCTTGCCTTGGCGACTTCTATTTAAGTTTTTTGGCATGGTTCACCCTGATTGGATTAGAGCTATTCGGCAACAGTCGCCAGTTCTTCTTCATGCCCATTTTGGTCCTGATGCTGTTTGGGCAATGCCCTTGGCTCGACAATTAAAGTTGCCACTGCTAATCACCTTTCACGGCTACGATGCCACTCTTTCAGAGGGGTTATCTGCATTCACGAATAGGCTATATGGTCTTTACCTGAAACGTCGTAACAGTCTATTTAACCAAGCTCAAGGAGTGATCGCTGTCTCGAAATTTGTCCAAAGCCAGCTAGAAGCCAAGGGATGTCCACCTGACAAAATATATCAGCACTATATCGGTATCGATACAGCCTATTTTTGTCCAGATCGCCAACAGCAAAGAAGCCCGATTATTTTGTTTGTAGGTCGCCTAGTGGAGAAAAAAGGCTGTTTCCCGCTCATCCAGGCTATAGCTCGAGTTCAGCAGGTGACCCCTGATATTGAGTTAATTTTGATTGGTGATGGGTCCTTGCGTTCTGCCTTGGAGACAGAGGCTACCGCTCACCTGAAGCGCTATCAGTTTCTCGGTCAGCAGCCGCCGTCGACAGTGCGTGACTGGATGAATCGAGCCAAGGTATTGTGTGTTCCTAGTCAGCAAGCAGCTTCTGGCGATACAGAAGGGTTAGGCATGGTCTTTCTGGAAGCTCAAGCCATGGGATTACCAGTTGTGAGCTGCCGGTCTGGGGGGATTCCAGAGGCCGTAGTTCATGGGGAAACAGGGTTTTTGGTACCAGAGGGAGATGTTAACGGCTTAGCCCAGCATATTGTGCGGCTGGTAGAGGATGCTCCTCTCTGGCAGCGGCTGAGCCATCAAGGTCGAGCCTGGGTTTGCGATCGCTTCGATCTTCAGACTCAAACTCGCAAGCTGGAAGCCATTTATGATACTGTCCTCGCCGAACATCAACGAAAGAGGTTAGGGTCGCGATGCTAG
- a CDS encoding hemolytic protein HlpA-like protein produces the protein MLEKPIHTPVALIIFNRPELTQKALEAIALVQPPVLYVIADGPRTGHPSDAAACKQTRALVDQIPWDCQVIKIYADNNLGCRERVSSGLDWVFNHTETAIVLEDDCIADPTFFHFCEQLLERYRDDTRVMAISGDNFQRSRQPRTPYSYYFSRYPHCWGWATWRRAWQCYDNTMALWPNIRDGCWLYDLLESRFEVAYWRRVFQKVYDNQINSWAFRWTFACWLHSGLAILPRVNLVSNIGFSSYSTHTRNRSSPFAALPVAAMPFPLKHPPFMIRDVQADRFTYQTMYSPLVRARAKLRQWLP, from the coding sequence ATGCTAGAGAAGCCTATCCATACTCCGGTTGCCCTAATTATCTTCAATCGGCCCGAACTCACCCAAAAAGCCTTAGAGGCGATTGCCCTGGTTCAGCCGCCTGTCCTTTATGTGATTGCCGATGGACCTCGGACCGGTCATCCAAGTGATGCTGCCGCCTGCAAGCAAACCCGTGCCCTGGTTGATCAGATTCCGTGGGATTGTCAAGTGATTAAGATCTATGCCGACAACAATCTAGGTTGTCGAGAACGAGTTTCTAGTGGACTAGATTGGGTCTTTAATCATACAGAGACTGCCATTGTCTTAGAAGACGATTGCATTGCCGATCCCACCTTCTTTCACTTCTGTGAGCAGCTTCTCGAGCGATACCGTGATGACACTCGCGTCATGGCCATCTCAGGTGACAACTTTCAGCGTAGTCGTCAACCTCGAACTCCCTATAGTTACTACTTCTCTCGTTATCCCCACTGCTGGGGATGGGCGACATGGCGACGAGCCTGGCAGTGCTACGACAACACTATGGCCCTATGGCCTAATATTCGAGACGGCTGCTGGTTGTATGACCTCCTGGAAAGCCGATTTGAGGTTGCTTACTGGCGTCGAGTTTTCCAAAAGGTTTATGACAATCAAATCAACAGTTGGGCCTTTCGTTGGACATTTGCCTGTTGGCTTCATTCTGGATTAGCCATTCTGCCCCGTGTCAACCTGGTCAGCAATATCGGGTTTTCATCGTACAGTACTCACACTCGCAACCGCAGTAGCCCCTTTGCGGCTCTACCCGTTGCCGCTATGCCCTTTCCGCTGAAGCATCCTCCCTTTATGATTCGAGATGTCCAAGCTGACCGGTTTACCTACCAAACCATGTATAGCCCCTTAGTTCGAGCTCGAGCCAAACTTAGACAGTGGTTACCTTGA
- a CDS encoding O-antigen ligase family protein, producing MVSWPWIAIWQGGTLLLGLATIGQLRRFQRPWRGLGYGFDGLVLATALGLTLATVVAPFPTVAAWTLTQGLGYGLLLYVARNALSQPRFSSTVLWWGLAGMAVGVAVISLSYWRPDAAMWQQGNFCNAIRNLYPLGHHNFVGGYFALTLPLAVALALAQSGWRRWLGLGLALVVALALYVSGSRGAALGLVVWLLVTLVSVVGRRQGKQRWRLGLLGLVLLLLVTAAMATNPRVRDLMQGLALDPDEPVAVAVSDGPARDRIFMLGTAANILRDRPLLGIGPGNMGRVSNRYRPIEAGAGLDHVQQLHNTPAQLAGELGLVGIGLYLAWWVLVGRLCWRLHRAPLTPPDRTLLYGIGGSYLAYGVSSLTDYQLENIPIAVTLSLSLVMLLGLADTYLVKDTAAMSWPQRSRRWTSLGVLALVALAIRLWLPFDLSLALGQSAISQLQQQNLVTADSRWQKATRLAPWDPTFGALAGEELLQVESWADSDSNQQVIRQAVYDYFHQAQAAAPNDVWFNQNLAVLYYQDGDWQQAEHYGRRAAQLLPRNQSFIYALLGLIYLAQESPDQAVAALAIEALVHPDFLTYPAWQQPPLAAVYPQVVEATLGHYDTLLVDVSPATPGYDRLQTNVQALRWWLGRPIPSADQSKRTSTVALHQNGRGLLLEEWGRPEAAFHLPFSPRGRRGWGMRERPNQQGGHNLCALSSEGEAAASLSHSPAPLVGVRAGGRGVATGHKQSTATESSFIKSSVLRPPPSALLRTLMLAEPDPEQALDVLNQAIAAGDGSPSLQLLRAWLAPEVYLDDYLAATDLSDQERQVLQGHMLEERNLRDWMRSLTQAVTARYRGSLAFSYRNRAANQISLILQPTELETYTLVEQLGLFRDWPREFPALDYQIERLCIQALNLPHPTCQDRTAAPCG from the coding sequence ATGGTCAGTTGGCCCTGGATCGCGATCTGGCAGGGGGGCACGCTGCTGTTGGGGCTGGCCACGATCGGGCAATTACGGCGGTTTCAGCGGCCCTGGCGGGGGCTGGGCTATGGCTTCGATGGGTTGGTGCTAGCGACGGCTCTGGGATTGACCCTGGCGACGGTAGTAGCCCCCTTTCCCACCGTGGCTGCCTGGACCCTGACCCAGGGGCTGGGCTATGGGCTGCTGCTCTACGTGGCCCGCAATGCCCTGAGTCAGCCTCGTTTTTCTTCCACAGTACTCTGGTGGGGCCTAGCTGGGATGGCGGTTGGGGTGGCGGTGATCAGTCTCAGCTATTGGCGACCGGATGCGGCCATGTGGCAGCAGGGCAATTTTTGCAACGCCATTCGCAACCTCTATCCCCTGGGCCATCACAATTTTGTCGGCGGCTATTTCGCCTTAACGCTGCCCTTGGCAGTGGCCTTGGCGTTGGCCCAGTCAGGCTGGCGGCGCTGGCTGGGGTTAGGGCTGGCCCTGGTGGTCGCCCTGGCCCTCTATGTCAGTGGCTCCCGGGGGGCGGCCCTGGGCTTAGTGGTGTGGCTGCTGGTGACTCTGGTCAGCGTCGTTGGGCGTCGTCAAGGCAAGCAGCGTTGGCGCTTGGGCCTGCTGGGGCTGGTGTTGCTGCTGCTGGTGACGGCGGCCATGGCTACCAATCCCCGGGTGCGGGATCTTATGCAGGGATTGGCCTTGGACCCGGATGAACCAGTGGCGGTGGCGGTCAGTGATGGTCCGGCTCGCGATCGCATCTTCATGCTGGGCACCGCCGCCAACATCCTGCGGGATCGGCCTCTGCTGGGGATAGGCCCCGGCAACATGGGCCGAGTGTCTAACCGCTATCGCCCCATCGAGGCCGGGGCCGGGTTGGACCATGTGCAGCAACTACACAATACGCCAGCTCAATTGGCCGGTGAACTGGGGCTGGTGGGCATCGGCCTCTATTTGGCCTGGTGGGTCTTGGTGGGACGACTCTGCTGGCGGCTCCATCGCGCCCCCTTGACGCCCCCTGACCGGACCCTGCTCTATGGCATCGGCGGCAGTTATCTGGCCTACGGCGTCTCCAGCCTCACCGATTACCAGCTGGAAAACATTCCCATCGCCGTCACCCTCAGCCTCAGTCTGGTCATGCTGCTGGGCTTAGCCGATACCTATCTGGTGAAAGACACCGCGGCCATGAGTTGGCCCCAACGGAGTCGACGCTGGACCAGCCTCGGGGTGCTGGCCCTAGTAGCCCTGGCCATCCGTCTCTGGCTCCCCTTCGATCTCTCCCTGGCTTTGGGCCAAAGCGCCATCAGCCAATTGCAACAGCAAAACCTGGTCACCGCCGATAGTCGCTGGCAGAAGGCCACTCGCCTGGCCCCCTGGGATCCCACCTTCGGGGCCCTGGCGGGGGAAGAACTGCTGCAGGTAGAGTCCTGGGCCGACAGCGACAGCAACCAGCAGGTGATTCGCCAGGCCGTCTACGACTATTTTCATCAGGCCCAGGCGGCGGCTCCCAATGATGTCTGGTTCAACCAGAACCTGGCCGTGCTCTACTACCAGGACGGCGACTGGCAGCAGGCGGAGCACTATGGCCGCCGCGCCGCCCAGCTATTACCCCGCAATCAGAGTTTCATCTATGCCCTGCTGGGACTGATTTATCTGGCCCAGGAGAGCCCGGACCAAGCCGTGGCCGCCTTGGCCATCGAAGCCCTGGTGCATCCCGATTTTTTGACCTATCCCGCCTGGCAGCAGCCCCCCCTCGCCGCCGTCTATCCCCAGGTGGTTGAAGCCACTCTAGGCCACTACGATACCCTATTAGTCGACGTCTCGCCTGCCACTCCCGGCTATGACAGGCTACAGACCAACGTCCAGGCCCTGCGCTGGTGGTTAGGGCGGCCTATACCGTCTGCTGACCAATCGAAGAGGACCTCTACAGTCGCCCTCCACCAAAATGGGCGTGGCTTGCTTCTCGAAGAGTGGGGGAGACCCGAAGCAGCTTTCCATCTCCCCTTCTCCCCTCGTGGGAGAAGGGGCTGGGGGATGAGGGAAAGACCCAACCAGCAAGGAGGTCATAACTTGTGTGCACTGAGTAGTGAGGGGGAAGCAGCGGCATCCCTTTCCCACTCCCCTGCTCCCCTTGTGGGAGTAAGGGCTGGGGGAAGAGGGGTAGCCACCGGCCACAAGCAATCCACAGCAACGGAAAGTTCGTTTATCAAGTCCTCCGTCCTCCGCCCTCCGCCCTCCGCCCTCTTACGGACCTTGATGCTGGCGGAACCCGACCCCGAGCAAGCCCTAGACGTCCTCAATCAAGCCATCGCTGCAGGCGACGGCTCCCCCTCCCTGCAATTACTGCGGGCCTGGCTTGCCCCTGAGGTCTACCTAGACGACTACCTGGCCGCCACCGACCTCTCCGATCAAGAACGTCAGGTGTTGCAGGGTCACATGCTAGAAGAACGTAATCTGCGCGACTGGATGCGATCGCTGACTCAGGCCGTAACGGCTCGTTATCGTGGTTCCCTGGCCTTCTCCTACCGCAACCGCGCCGCCAACCAGATCAGCCTGATTCTGCAACCAACCGAGCTAGAAACCTATACCCTGGTAGAGCAGTTGGGGCTATTCCGAGACTGGCCGCGAGAATTTCCCGCCCTCGACTATCAAATCGAGCGCCTCTGTATCCAGGCCTTGAATCTGCCCCATCCCACCTGCCAAGACCGCACTGCAGCGCCCTGTGGTTAA
- a CDS encoding glycosyltransferase family 4 protein, with protein MRLLYTLTSYRPALGGAQIHTHLLAQHLAEHHAVQAVCHWDHNRSDWLLGTTLRQPPARDYEIDTISVHRLGFSWTEKLRMAIWLPLYYPLMQVALPPIAGEVARHLHPLAQSADLIHNVRIGREGLSYASWQTACQYDIPFVFTPVHHPRWVGWRYRAYIELYRRADAVIALTPSEKSTLIDLGVAPDHIHVTGIGPVLAEQADAQRFRRQYGLEAPMVLFLGQHYPYKGFRQLLEAAPLVWQHHSDTQFVFIGPPVKDSDQVFLAYTDSRIHHLGPVDLQAKTDALAACDLLCVPSSQESFGGVFTEAWSLGKPVVGGRIPAVADVVYEGTDGFLVAQDPDQIAERICYLLAYPERAQAMGQAGQAKVQQHYTWPTLAQKTEQVYRAVLGI; from the coding sequence ATGAGACTGCTCTACACGCTCACCAGCTATCGACCAGCTCTGGGCGGCGCCCAAATTCACACTCACCTACTGGCCCAACACCTGGCCGAGCACCATGCTGTGCAAGCAGTCTGCCATTGGGATCATAACCGCAGCGATTGGCTCTTGGGCACTACCCTGAGACAACCACCTGCCCGCGACTATGAGATCGACACCATTTCTGTCCATCGACTCGGCTTCAGCTGGACAGAAAAGCTGCGCATGGCCATCTGGTTGCCCCTCTATTACCCTCTGATGCAAGTAGCCTTGCCTCCCATTGCTGGTGAGGTGGCCCGCCATCTGCACCCCTTGGCCCAATCCGCCGATCTCATCCACAATGTGCGCATTGGCCGCGAGGGGCTGAGCTATGCCTCCTGGCAAACCGCCTGTCAGTACGATATTCCCTTTGTGTTTACCCCCGTCCATCATCCCCGTTGGGTAGGGTGGCGTTATCGCGCCTACATTGAGCTTTACCGCCGCGCCGATGCGGTCATTGCCCTCACCCCCAGTGAAAAAAGTACCCTCATCGACCTGGGGGTGGCCCCAGATCACATTCATGTCACCGGCATTGGTCCGGTGCTGGCAGAGCAAGCCGATGCTCAGCGGTTTCGCCGCCAGTATGGATTGGAGGCTCCCATGGTGCTGTTTCTGGGCCAGCATTATCCCTACAAGGGCTTCCGCCAGCTGCTAGAGGCGGCTCCCCTGGTCTGGCAGCACCACAGCGATACTCAATTTGTCTTCATCGGCCCGCCGGTTAAGGACTCTGACCAGGTGTTTCTCGCCTATACCGACTCCCGCATCCATCACCTGGGGCCGGTGGATCTGCAGGCGAAGACTGATGCTCTGGCAGCTTGTGATCTGCTCTGTGTGCCCTCTAGCCAGGAGAGCTTCGGCGGCGTCTTTACCGAGGCCTGGAGCCTGGGCAAGCCAGTGGTTGGGGGCCGCATCCCGGCAGTGGCGGATGTGGTGTATGAGGGGACGGATGGGTTTTTAGTGGCCCAAGATCCCGATCAAATTGCTGAGAGGATCTGTTATCTGCTGGCCTATCCGGAGCGGGCTCAGGCTATGGGCCAGGCGGGCCAGGCTAAGGTGCAGCAGCACTATACTTGGCCAACCTTGGCCCAGAAAACGGAGCAGGTTTATCGGGCGGTACTGGGTATTTAG
- a CDS encoding sugar transferase, with protein MPHRDIRAPRTPQLKQIWTWRWQRVLLLVLSDILALTVAWRIAHFLNQFFSPIPDQLVWWVWLDLPSLFWIFVPVTLAVFAQYGLYGPLTQVKNYVRAAQLITAIYLLSLVLVYFYDPKLDPPRSLFFSAWGSSVALVMLARLLVTLVLRPIEQRWVQGRLFLIASARRLKLLSDTLQQRSSMTVVGSALATTANSPITLQAILKSGAQLVLAEDLPDATLASSLYWQLRRAGIALRLVPSSREMLYRRGVPEIFAGIPTLRLDAPLVDGLDYRLKRTLDYVGAALGMLVLAPLLLGAAIAIRLDSPGPIFFRQERIGLHGKVFPMWKFRTMAADAARQQITLETQNQSQDGILFKLKSDPRITRVGQFLRRTSLDELPQLFNVLWGQMSLVGPRPLPLRDVAHFDAGHHVRHQVLPGITGLWQISGRSDIGSFDDAARLDLHYIDNWSLNLDLDILMETLKIVLLGKGAY; from the coding sequence ATGCCCCATCGTGATATTCGTGCCCCCCGCACCCCCCAACTGAAACAGATCTGGACTTGGCGCTGGCAACGGGTGCTACTGCTAGTGCTGAGCGATATTCTCGCCCTGACGGTGGCCTGGCGTATTGCCCACTTTCTCAACCAGTTTTTCTCCCCCATTCCCGATCAGTTGGTCTGGTGGGTCTGGCTGGATCTGCCCAGCCTGTTCTGGATTTTTGTGCCCGTCACCCTGGCGGTATTCGCCCAGTATGGCCTCTACGGTCCCCTCACCCAGGTGAAAAACTACGTGCGGGCGGCGCAGCTGATTACGGCCATCTACCTGCTGTCGTTGGTGCTGGTCTACTTTTATGATCCGAAGTTAGACCCACCCCGGTCGCTGTTTTTCTCGGCCTGGGGCAGCAGCGTGGCCCTGGTGATGCTGGCCCGGTTGCTGGTCACCCTGGTGTTGCGGCCCATCGAGCAACGGTGGGTGCAGGGGCGGCTATTTTTAATCGCCTCGGCCCGCCGCCTGAAGCTACTCTCCGATACCTTGCAGCAACGCTCCTCTATGACTGTAGTGGGGTCGGCCCTGGCCACCACCGCCAATAGCCCCATCACCCTGCAGGCCATTCTCAAGTCGGGGGCGCAATTGGTGCTGGCTGAAGATCTTCCTGATGCTACCCTGGCCTCTAGCCTCTACTGGCAGCTGCGCCGGGCCGGCATTGCCCTGCGACTGGTGCCCTCTAGTCGGGAAATGCTCTATCGTCGCGGCGTGCCGGAGATCTTCGCCGGTATTCCTACCCTGCGCTTAGACGCGCCCCTGGTGGATGGCTTAGATTACCGCCTCAAGCGCACCCTGGACTATGTGGGGGCGGCTCTGGGGATGTTGGTACTGGCGCCGTTATTGTTGGGGGCTGCGATCGCAATTCGCCTCGATTCCCCTGGCCCCATCTTCTTTCGCCAGGAACGTATCGGCCTCCATGGCAAGGTGTTCCCGATGTGGAAGTTTCGCACCATGGCCGCCGACGCCGCCCGGCAGCAGATCACCCTGGAAACCCAAAACCAAAGTCAGGACGGCATCCTGTTCAAACTCAAGAGCGACCCCCGCATCACCCGAGTGGGCCAGTTTCTGCGCCGCACCAGCCTGGATGAACTGCCCCAACTCTTCAACGTACTCTGGGGCCAGATGAGCCTGGTTGGTCCTCGCCCCCTACCGCTGCGAGACGTGGCCCACTTCGACGCTGGCCACCACGTGCGCCACCAAGTCTTGCCCGGCATCACCGGCCTCTGGCAGATCTCCGGCCGCTCCGACATCGGCAGCTTCGACGATGCCGCCCGCCTCGACCTCCACTACATCGACAACTGGTCCCTCAACCTGGATCTCGATATCTTGATGGAGACCTTGAAGATTGTGCTACTCGGTAAAGGAGCGTATTAG